GGTTGTAGCTGTTGTGGCCGGGGCGTTTGCCTACGTCAACGGCACACTTGACCCACAGCGCCTGACGCCAAAAAAACTCATCAATGTGCTGGAGACCAACAACGGCGTGCATCCCGGATTCCGCCGTAATCACTCCAAGGGCGTGTGCGTGATCGGCCATTTCGAGAGCAGCGGTGAAGCACGCAGCTATTCGTCGGCGCAGGTGTTCAATGAGGCACGCACTCCGGTGGTTGGACGTTTCGCGTTACCGGCGGGTAATCCGTACGCGCCGGACAACGCCGTGCCGATCCGTAGCCTGGCGCTGCGGTTCACTCAGGCCAACGGCCAGCAGTGGCGCACCGGGATGAACAGCATGCCAGTGTTCCCGGTAGGTACGCCCGAGGCGTTCTATCAATTGCAGCAGGCGCAATCCCCCCTTCCGGCCACCGGTAAACCGGACCCCGCCGCGGTGCCGGCGTTCTTCGGTTCGCACCCGGAAGCCGCACCGTTCCTGGCCTGGATCAAGACCGCCAAGCCATCGGCCAGTTACGTCACGGAAACCTACAACAGCGTCAACGCCTTTTACCTGGTGAACGCAGCGGGGCAACGCCAAGCGGTGCGCTGGAGCATGGTGCCAGTGGCTCAGGATGCACCGGGCGCCACAGCACCGGAAGGCAGTGACTATCTGGAAAAAGACCTGGTTCAGCGCATGGCCGCCGGGCCGTTGCGCTGGCAACTGAACATCACTCTTGCCAGCCCCGGTGATCCGGTCAACGACGCGAGCAAGGCCTGGCCCGATGGCCGCAAGGTGCTGAACGCCGGCACTCTGGTCCTTGAAAGCACTCAGCCACAACTCAATGGCGAGTGTCGTGACATTAACTATGACCCGCTGGTGTTGCCGGCCGGGATCGAAGGTTCCGACGACCCGCTGCTCGCCGCGCGTTCAGCCGGTTACGCCACGTCCTATCTGCGTCGCACCAGTGAAGTCAGCCAGTTACCCGCCGCCAAACAGGAGGCCAAGCAATGAGCGCCCAACCGAACCACTTCGTTCCACTGGCGCGTCTGCTGCACTGGCTGATGGCGTTAATGATCATTGCCATGCTGTTTATCGGCGCGGGCATGGTGGCGTCCGTGTCTGAACGCCATGAGTGGCTGATCAACCTGCACAAGCCCTTGGGTGTCGCCATTCTGTTGCTGGTGATTGTGCGTCTGGTTGTGCGCTTCTCGACTCAACAGCCACCATTGCCGGCTGATCTGCCGGGTTGGCAAGCGCTGGCGGCCAAGGCATCGCATGTATTGCTGTACGCGCTGATGCTGATTTTACCGCTGCTCGGTTGGGCGATGATTTCCGCGTCGGGCGAGCCGGTGATGCTCGGCAGTTCCGTGCAACTGCCATCGATCGTGGCGGCGAATGCGCAGGTGTTCGCGTTCCTGCGCAAGGCGCACGGGTACTTGGCTTATCTGCTGTTTTTGACGGTGTTGGTGCATTTGGCGGCGGCGTTGTTCCATGCCTGGGTGCGGCGTGATGATGTGCTGGACAGCATGTTGCGGGGTAAGGATCGCGGTTAATCGCTGCTCGAAAAAGATCGCAGCCTGCGGCGGCTCACAGGGGAGTGCATACCCTCTCAAGGAGCTGCCGCTGGCTGCGATCTTTTGATCTTAAAAGTGCAATCAACGCAAGGTATCGAGCATCTCTGCAACGGTGGTTAACACATCCTTGCCCAACTGCTTCGAACGCTTGCCCGACCAACCCGTCAGCGCATTCGGCGCGTCATTGTTGTCCTTGAACGGCATTTCCAGGGTTAGCGACAAACAGTCGTATTTCTGCCCCACGCTGTTACACGCCAAGGTCATGTTGGCTTTGCCCGGTTCGTCGCGGGTGTAGCCGTGCTTGGTCTGGAAGTCCTTGGTCAGGTGCTTCAGATGGCTGCGGAAGTGCTCTTCGAGTTTTTCGATTCGTGGCGTGTAGCCCGGGTTGCCTTCGCAACCAGCGGTGAACACGTAGGGAATTTCCTCATCGCCGTGGATGTCGAGAAACAGGTCGACGCCGTACTTTTCCATCTGCTGCTGTACGAAAAAGACTTCCGGGCTGATTTCCGGGCTGGCGTTCTGCCAGGCGCGGTTCAGGTCCTGGCCCATGGCGTTGGTGCGCAGGTGACCGTGATAGGCGCCGTCCGGGTTCATGTTCGGCACCAGATACAAATCGGCGCTGGCCAGCAGTTTGTTCATCACCGGATCGTCATGTTTTTCCAGGCGCTCGATCACGCCTTCCATGAACCATTCCGCCATGTGCTCGCCCGGATGTTGCTGGGCGATCATCCACACTTTGCGGCGGCCTTCGGCCCCTGTGCCTTTGCGCAATAGTTGAATGTCACGGCCTTCGACGCTCTTGCCGGTGGCCAGCAGTTCGGTGCCAGCCTTGGTCAGCGCCTGTTCGATGAGCCAGTCGTGACGGCCTCGGCTGTAGGGTTCGAAGTAGGCGAACCAGGCGTGGGTTTGCGTGGTTTCAAGGCAGAAACGCAGGCAGTCGCCTTCGAAAATGGTCGGCACGCGGAACCAGTTCACATGATCGTAAGAGGCGACGGCTTGATAACCGTCCCAAGCCTTGTTGTAAGAAGACTGGCTGGCATTGTTCAGGCGAAACCAGTGCTCCTGTCCGACGTGCAGGCCGCTCGCTTTGAAGTGGAACCATTGGAAGTGGTTGCTTTTGGTATCGGGGCGGATGGCCAGCAGTGGCTTGAGCGGGTCGCTGAGGTCGATGACCTGGATGTTGCCGCTGTCGAAATTGGCAGTGATATCGAGTTTAGCCACGGGCGGGTTCCTGTTTGAGATTTTATGGCGGCTACTTTACACGCAAGAGCAAGGGGTTAGGAGCGCATGAAAAATCGTTTCACTCGCTGTGACCCGTTCTCTCAAGCGTAGCGATCATCCGTGTTACCACCAGCACCGTTTTGAGGCTGACAGGTTACAAAATGGGACGTTTCCACTCGTCCACAAAGATGCTTGGTGCCACGTGCACGCTTCATCGATTCCCGATATATCAATCCAATCAATCACCTGCACGTCACGCGTGGAATCTGGCACGTCCTGTGCTTTATTGGCTTTATGGATAATTGGATACAAAAATACAAAAGGTGCAGTCGATGAAATTCGCCCCTGTCTATTCCGAGCGCCAGCCGATTACCGCCGAAGAGGAGGCCTATAACTTTCTTCTGGAGGCGATTTGCAAAGGGCGTTACCGCACCGGCGAACGGTTGATTGCCGAGGACATCGCCGGCGAAATCGGCATGAGCCGCATGCCGGTGCGCGAAGCGTTCCGACGCCTTGATGCCGATGGCCTGGTGACGCTGCGACCCAACCGGGGCGCCATCGTTCGTGGCTTGAATATCGACGAGATGCGTGAAGTGTTTGAGATGCGCAGTGCCCTCGAAGGCCTCGCCATCCGGGTGGCGGTGCCGAAACTCACCGAGCGCCATTTCAGTCATCTGGAGCGCTTGCTCGACGAAATGGACGACTACCGCGAAGACGGTGCCGAGTGGGTGAGCCGCCATCGCGCTTTCCACGAATACCTGTGCAGCCTGAGTGAACGTCCGCGCCTGATGCGGCAGATTTGCGCGTTGTACTCGGTGATCGAGCCGCACATGCGCCTGTGGCTGCAACACGCCGACAAACCCCGCAGCGCCCGTGACGAGCACGCCTCGATTGTCGCCGCACTGCGTACCGGCGACCCGGATAAAGCCGCGGAAGTCGTGTGCGAACACATCGAAGGCACCATCCCGCGACTGATTCAATTTCTCGAAGCCCACCAATAAACCAGACACCACACCCCTGTAGGTGCCGGCTTGCTGGCGATGGCTGTTGTATGAGCGAAGTCAGACTCAAGGGCCAAATCGCTGGCAAGCCAGCTCCTACCGGGGACATCCGTTGCAGCCAACTGGAGTCATGCCATGCACAAGCCTTGCGCGTTAGTTGCCGTGTTCACCTTGAGTCTGTGTTCGCAATGGGCGTTCGCCGCCCCTGAGTTACCCGAGCGCCTGAGCAAAAGCGAGAAGATCGTCTATTGCTCCGGCATGGACTCGCCACCGTTGGTGTCGTTCGACACCAAGCAAAAACCGGTGGGGCTGCAGGTTGATATGGGCGAAGCGATTGCCCAGCGCCTGGGTGACAAGAAGGTGGAGTGGCGAATCTCGCCTTTCGCCGGGCTGATCCCGGCGCTGCTGGCGCAACAGTGCGACATGATCGTCGACCAGTTATTCGACAAGCCTGAGCGCCGCGAGGTGATCGACATCGTCAACTTCATGTATTCCAGCCAGTCCATCGTGGTGCCCAAGGGCAACCCGAAATCGGTGAACACCCTGGAGGATCTGTCCGGTCTCAAGGTCGCGGTCAGCAACGGTTCAACCATTCGCATGCTGCTGGGCAAGGAGAACGAAAAGCTCGAAGCGGCCGGCAAACCACCGATGAAACTGGTGGTGTACAACGTCGACGCTGATGCCTTTCAGGCGCTGCGCATCAATCAGGTGGACGCCTTCGGCACCACGGTCGAATCCGCCGGTCACTATCAGCAGCTCGCTCCGGATCTGTTCCAGTCGGCCGTTCCGGCGTTCAACCGTATCCTTACCGGTTTTGGCGTGCGCAAAGGTGATCCACAGTTGACGGCGGCGCTGACTGAAGTCCTGCAAGGCATGCGCGCCGACGGCAGTTACACCGCGCTCCTCAGTAAATGGCATGTCGACAGCGACAAACTGGACTGAGGGCGAACCTGATGAATTTCAATTGGGATGTGTTCTGGCAGTACCTGTTGCAGCCCAGCGATGTCTACCTGACGGGGCTGTGGCTGACCTGCCTGATCAGCGTTTCGGCCATGTTGCTCGGTTGTGTGTTGGGGCTGATCGCGGCGTTGATGAAGCTGTCGAGTAATCCGTTGTTGCAGTACCCGGTGCGCTTTTACGTGTGGCTGATGCGCGGCACGCCGTTGCTGGTGCAGATCGTTTTTCTGTACACGGCATTGGCGGCGGGGGGCATTTTTCGCTTTGAAGACCTGGACCTGGGCTGGTTCATTGTGCCGGGAAACATTCAGGCCGCGATCATCGCCTTGGGCCTCAATGAAGGCGCGTACATGGCCGAGATCATTCGGGCCGGCATCGGCGCGGTGGACAAGGGGCAGTACGAAGCCGGACGTTCGCTGGGCATGACGTTTCCCAAGTTGATGCGGCGCATCGTCCTGCCGCAAGCGTTCCGGGTGATCGTCCCGCCGCTGGGCAACGAGTTCAACGTGATGCTGAAAAACACCACGCTGGTCAGCGTGATCGGCGTGCAGGAGTTGCTGCTGAGCACGCAAATGGTGACCTCGGCGACCTTCCGCGTGTTCGAGTTGTACCTGGTCGTGGCCATCTACTTCCTGGCATTGACCACGCTCTGGGGCTTTTTCCAGCGCTGGCTCGAAGCGCGCTTTGGACAGTCTGATCGTCCGGCACCGGCCGCCAGCCGCATGTTCGGTCGCAACACCATGAAATTGCTGAGGGGGCGTTGAGATGGCGCACATGAGTGAAGAACTGGTCATCGAAGCGCTGGATGTTCACAAGTCGTTCGGCGACCTGGAAATTCTCAAGGGCATTTCCCTGCAAGTGCGACGGGGCGAGGTGGTGGTGCTGATCGGCGCTTCCGGTTCGGGCAAAACCACGTTTATCCGCTGCATCAATCTGCTCGAAGACATTCAGTCTGGGCAAATCCGCGTCGGCGGTCGGCCGATGGGTTACCGCACCCGGGCCGATGGCAGTCTCGCCCGCGATTCGGAGCGCAATATCGCGCGGCAGCGCCGGGACATCGGCATGGTGTTCCAGCGCTTCAACCTGTTCCCGCACATGACCGCCCTGGAAAACATCATCGAAGCGCCGATTCAGGTACTCGGCGTGGCGCGCGCGGCAGCGGTCGAGCAGGCGCGGGCGTTGCTCAAGCGCGTTGGGTTGGCGGAGAAGGCTGATCACTATCCTTCGATGTTGTCCGGTGGACAGCAGCAGCGGGTGGCGATCGCCCGGGCATTGGCGATGAAACCGCAG
The Pseudomonas sp. MYb327 DNA segment above includes these coding regions:
- a CDS encoding cytochrome b; this encodes MSAQPNHFVPLARLLHWLMALMIIAMLFIGAGMVASVSERHEWLINLHKPLGVAILLLVIVRLVVRFSTQQPPLPADLPGWQALAAKASHVLLYALMLILPLLGWAMISASGEPVMLGSSVQLPSIVAANAQVFAFLRKAHGYLAYLLFLTVLVHLAAALFHAWVRRDDVLDSMLRGKDRG
- a CDS encoding GntR family transcriptional regulator, coding for MKFAPVYSERQPITAEEEAYNFLLEAICKGRYRTGERLIAEDIAGEIGMSRMPVREAFRRLDADGLVTLRPNRGAIVRGLNIDEMREVFEMRSALEGLAIRVAVPKLTERHFSHLERLLDEMDDYREDGAEWVSRHRAFHEYLCSLSERPRLMRQICALYSVIEPHMRLWLQHADKPRSARDEHASIVAALRTGDPDKAAEVVCEHIEGTIPRLIQFLEAHQ
- a CDS encoding catalase family peroxidase gives rise to the protein MVDRSSPPTRPPLSTASLILRLAGIAVVVAVVAGAFAYVNGTLDPQRLTPKKLINVLETNNGVHPGFRRNHSKGVCVIGHFESSGEARSYSSAQVFNEARTPVVGRFALPAGNPYAPDNAVPIRSLALRFTQANGQQWRTGMNSMPVFPVGTPEAFYQLQQAQSPLPATGKPDPAAVPAFFGSHPEAAPFLAWIKTAKPSASYVTETYNSVNAFYLVNAAGQRQAVRWSMVPVAQDAPGATAPEGSDYLEKDLVQRMAAGPLRWQLNITLASPGDPVNDASKAWPDGRKVLNAGTLVLESTQPQLNGECRDINYDPLVLPAGIEGSDDPLLAARSAGYATSYLRRTSEVSQLPAAKQEAKQ
- a CDS encoding amino acid ABC transporter permease — encoded protein: MNFNWDVFWQYLLQPSDVYLTGLWLTCLISVSAMLLGCVLGLIAALMKLSSNPLLQYPVRFYVWLMRGTPLLVQIVFLYTALAAGGIFRFEDLDLGWFIVPGNIQAAIIALGLNEGAYMAEIIRAGIGAVDKGQYEAGRSLGMTFPKLMRRIVLPQAFRVIVPPLGNEFNVMLKNTTLVSVIGVQELLLSTQMVTSATFRVFELYLVVAIYFLALTTLWGFFQRWLEARFGQSDRPAPAASRMFGRNTMKLLRGR
- a CDS encoding M14-type cytosolic carboxypeptidase → MAKLDITANFDSGNIQVIDLSDPLKPLLAIRPDTKSNHFQWFHFKASGLHVGQEHWFRLNNASQSSYNKAWDGYQAVASYDHVNWFRVPTIFEGDCLRFCLETTQTHAWFAYFEPYSRGRHDWLIEQALTKAGTELLATGKSVEGRDIQLLRKGTGAEGRRKVWMIAQQHPGEHMAEWFMEGVIERLEKHDDPVMNKLLASADLYLVPNMNPDGAYHGHLRTNAMGQDLNRAWQNASPEISPEVFFVQQQMEKYGVDLFLDIHGDEEIPYVFTAGCEGNPGYTPRIEKLEEHFRSHLKHLTKDFQTKHGYTRDEPGKANMTLACNSVGQKYDCLSLTLEMPFKDNNDAPNALTGWSGKRSKQLGKDVLTTVAEMLDTLR
- a CDS encoding ABC transporter substrate-binding protein, which translates into the protein MHKPCALVAVFTLSLCSQWAFAAPELPERLSKSEKIVYCSGMDSPPLVSFDTKQKPVGLQVDMGEAIAQRLGDKKVEWRISPFAGLIPALLAQQCDMIVDQLFDKPERREVIDIVNFMYSSQSIVVPKGNPKSVNTLEDLSGLKVAVSNGSTIRMLLGKENEKLEAAGKPPMKLVVYNVDADAFQALRINQVDAFGTTVESAGHYQQLAPDLFQSAVPAFNRILTGFGVRKGDPQLTAALTEVLQGMRADGSYTALLSKWHVDSDKLD
- a CDS encoding amino acid ABC transporter ATP-binding protein, with amino-acid sequence MAHMSEELVIEALDVHKSFGDLEILKGISLQVRRGEVVVLIGASGSGKTTFIRCINLLEDIQSGQIRVGGRPMGYRTRADGSLARDSERNIARQRRDIGMVFQRFNLFPHMTALENIIEAPIQVLGVARAAAVEQARALLKRVGLAEKADHYPSMLSGGQQQRVAIARALAMKPQAMLFDEPTSALDPETVGEVLQVMKELAEEGMTMVVVTHEMGFAREVADRVVVLDQGELIEQGPPEQIFSQPKHARTRAFLSRVL